TACTGCTTGGCCGCAATCGGCGCGACGCCGATGTGGTCCCCGCCCTCCGTGCTGGCGGAATACGCCGAGGCGGCTGGCGGAATCCTGAACCCCGCCCTGTCCGCGTTCAATGCAGGTGTCCGGGCCTACTACTTCGCGCTGGCGGCGGCGGTCTGGCTGCTCGGGCCGCTGCCCTTCCTGATCGCGACGCTGGGCGCGATGGGCTTACTGCTGTGGCGACAGCGTCGGAGCCGCGCCTCAATGGCGGTCCGTAAGGTCCGGCAAATCCTGGAGCGACAACCGGTGGTGCACGGCCCGCACCACGCAGGTCGTTCGGCGGCAGAGGCGCCCGAAGACCGGGTCTAACGGCTCTGACGCTCGTCCCAAGTTGGAAGCTGAACCCTAGGAACGGGGTTAACCACGCCGCGTTGACAAGACAGCGAACCAGCGCCGCCCAGATGCAATAAGCCCCGCCGGTGACTCGGTCTCCGGCGGGGCTAATGGGAAGTCTTGTGGGTAGACCCTCCCTACATAGCGCAACCGGCGCCGGTTCGCAACCGTTCTGCTACGAGAATCCGACACTTCGCCGTGAATTCGGAGTGCAACTTCCGCTATTGCCGGAGGGCTGTCAGATTCCTGACGGCGGGGTCAAAATATCAAAGCCCACAAAACGACGAGCCGAACCAGCAAAGCACAGCTCTCAATTTGAAAATCTCTCAGAGAGAATAGCGACCTAAACGGAAAATCGAAAGATCAACTCTAGCCGCGAACTGTAGTCCAGAAAAACGAGAACTATGCCGGTTAAGATTTTAGACGAACAAATCAGGCAATAGCGGGGCGGGATGTCTGGGCATTTTCTCGCCGCTCACGCGAGAATCTTGCGTGGCGCTTCGCGTCGCCATAACACACCCCGCCCGCGCACACGCTATGCGCGCATAGCCCCCTTACAGGCCGAGCGCGGTCCAGATCGGCAAGACATTGTCTTCCCACGCTTTGGCTTGCGCCTTCAGTTCGGTGAGATTGTCCTCGCCCTGCAGGGTGACCCCCTCCTTCACGATCGACTGCCCCTGCGCGCTCAGAGTCTGATACGCGAAGGTGGCCCAGTCGTCGGCGGTCTTGCCGCCTTGCTCCCGGCTCAGCCAGAACAGTTGGGAGAACCGCGGCGCAGTCACACCTCCGCCCGTGACCGGCGAAGCGAAGTGGGCGATCTCGCCCGTCGACAAGGACCGCCCAGCGATCGCGGTGTTCAGCGCCTTCGTGCGGGTTTTCGCCGCGTCGCTATCGGCATCGGCCACCACGGAAGACAGGACGCCCAGCCCCAACAGAACCGTCAGAGCCGAAGTGATCTGCGGGAACTGGATATTGCTCTTGGCGAGTTGGGTCTCGATTTCGGCGACCGAATGCGGACGGTGATCCAGCAGCAGGTCGAAGAGCGGGCGGTAGACCGTATCGACCAGGTTCGCCTCGCCCAGAATGCCCCTGACCTTGGTCGGCAGGTCCTTTTCCGCCACGGTCAGAATGACCCGCTCTTGGCGTATGGCGCTCGCCTGCTCATGCACCGACAACTGGCGTACGCCGCGAACCCAATAGTCTCTGCGGAACTGCTGATTGGTGCAGAAATCGCGGAGCGTTTCGCGAAGCGAGCCATTGGGTACGCCCTTCATGAACTCCGACTGCTGCGGCGTCAGGTTCAGTTCGTGCAGGAGGTCCAGGACGTGGGCCGAACACGCAAAGCCCACCTTGGCGTCGCCCAGCCACTTCTCGACGTCCGAGAAGTACATCGGGTGCCAGTCGCGGTTCATGTACTCGTGCGCGAGATAATGCCGATCCTGCTCCTTGATGCGCTTCAATCGGTCGGCGCCGCCGGGATTGGCCTTCGCGTAGAGCGGATCCAGCCCCAGGAACTGCTCGATGAAGTTCAGCGCGGCGTCGGTCTGACCGATCACGCCCTGCCCCGGCGCACCCATGACGTCGGCATGATGCTTCATAAGGTGACGGATCGGCGCCGAGGCCGACCAGCCCGGCAAGGTGTTGTACGAGATGTAGAGCACGCCGCCCGGTCGCAGCTTGCGGCGGATGAAGTCGACCAGCACATGCCGGTTGGCGTCCGAGATCCAGGTCCAGATGCCGTGCAGGCCGATGAAGTCGAAATCCGGCAAGTCGGCGCGATTGCAGAACTCGGCGAAAGCCTCGTCATACAGCTTGGCGTCCGCGCCCGAGAGCCGCCCCATCTCGGCGGCGAAGGCCGCATGAGCCGGGTTGAAGTCAGTGCCGTACCACTTGACGCCCGGCTGAGCCGCGGCGTGGATCGACACCGACAGGCCCTGACCAAATCCCAGTTCGCAAGCGTTCTCGATCTTGGGCGCGTGGCGCCCCACCAGCAGGAGCGGGAGCCGGCTCCGCAGCGGGTTCAGCTCGCCATAATAGCCGTATGTATAATTGACGTCCGTGACATAGCCGGCGCTCCACTCAGTCGACACGCGTGCGTTCCTTGAAATCTAGTGGTCTCGAAGCCCGGCGATTAGTCCTTTGCGCGCGGCGACTTGGCAATCGAATTTCGGCACCGAAGCTTTTTTGACGTATTTCGATCCCGGCTCGCTATAGATCGACGGTCAGATTTCACATCCAGCTCCGCGCCAATACACATGATCTCTCGCTTGCTGACCCTCTGGCGCGGCCTGCCCGCTCCGATCCGCCGGTCGGCCCACCTGACCGTTGGCGCGCCCAGGATGGCGGCGGACGCCGTGTCGGCGTGTTGGCGAAACTATCTGTCGGCCCGAGAACGGCGACGGGCCTTCGCGGGGGCCAAGCGCGTCTTGCGCCGCCGCCCGTCGGACACCTCGGGTCCGGTGACTGTCGTCGGCTTCCACGGCGCAGTGCATGGCCTTGGCGAGGGCGCCAGACTGCTTCTCAGGGGACTGGCCGACGCCGGCGTCGACGTCCGCGCGTTGGACCTTTCTGAGCGGGTAGGCTTCCCAGTCGACATGCCTGTGACGACGCCGCCGCCGGGCGAGACAGAGCGGGGCGTGGTCATCTCGCACGTCAATCCGCCCGAACTGATCGAGTGGGTGCTGCAAACCGAGGCGGCCTTCCTGCGCGAACGCCGCCACATCGGCTACTGGGCCTGGGAGTTGGAGGAAGCGCCGGCGGATTGGCTGCCGGCCTTCGATTTCGTTGACGAGGTGTGGACGCCTTCGGAATTCGCTGCGGACGCCATTCGACGGATCGCACCGAAGCACATCAAGGTCTCCGCCGCGCCCTACCCGATCTACCTTAACGCCCGCCCGCCCGCCGATCGCGGTCGGTTCGGTCTGCCCGAGGATCGGGTGGTGGTGTTCACCGCCTTTGATCTGAGGTCGACCGCCCAACGGAAAAACCCGCGCGCCGCGCTGGCCGCCTTCCAGCGCGCCAATCGGCAACTTGGCGGGCCGGCGCTGCTGATCTGCAAGGTGGTGGGCGGCGACCTCTATCCCGAAATGCTGGCCGCACTCGCCGCCGAGGTCGCCGACGACCCTTCGGTCCGGCTGATGACGGACAATCTGACAAGCGAAGAGATGGCGGTGCTGACCGCCAGCGTCGACATCGTTCTCTCGCTGCACCGATCCGAGGGCTACGGGCTTTTGCTGGCGGAGGCCATCTGGCAGGGCAAGGCGACCGTCGCTACGGGCTGGTCCTCGAACGTCGAGTTCATGGACCAGTGCTCGAGCGCGTTGGTGCGCTTCGAACTGGTTCCGGTGGCGGGCGACGGCCCGATCTATCGCTCCGGACGATGGGCGGACGCCGATGTGGCCCATGCGGCCGAACAGCTCGCCGCCCTGATCGCGGACAAGACCTTGCGCGAGCAATGGTCGGC
The DNA window shown above is from Caulobacter sp. FWC26 and carries:
- a CDS encoding class I SAM-dependent methyltransferase, which encodes MSTEWSAGYVTDVNYTYGYYGELNPLRSRLPLLLVGRHAPKIENACELGFGQGLSVSIHAAAQPGVKWYGTDFNPAHAAFAAEMGRLSGADAKLYDEAFAEFCNRADLPDFDFIGLHGIWTWISDANRHVLVDFIRRKLRPGGVLYISYNTLPGWSASAPIRHLMKHHADVMGAPGQGVIGQTDAALNFIEQFLGLDPLYAKANPGGADRLKRIKEQDRHYLAHEYMNRDWHPMYFSDVEKWLGDAKVGFACSAHVLDLLHELNLTPQQSEFMKGVPNGSLRETLRDFCTNQQFRRDYWVRGVRQLSVHEQASAIRQERVILTVAEKDLPTKVRGILGEANLVDTVYRPLFDLLLDHRPHSVAEIETQLAKSNIQFPQITSALTVLLGLGVLSSVVADADSDAAKTRTKALNTAIAGRSLSTGEIAHFASPVTGGGVTAPRFSQLFWLSREQGGKTADDWATFAYQTLSAQGQSIVKEGVTLQGEDNLTELKAQAKAWEDNVLPIWTALGL
- a CDS encoding glycosyltransferase; this encodes MISRLLTLWRGLPAPIRRSAHLTVGAPRMAADAVSACWRNYLSARERRRAFAGAKRVLRRRPSDTSGPVTVVGFHGAVHGLGEGARLLLRGLADAGVDVRALDLSERVGFPVDMPVTTPPPGETERGVVISHVNPPELIEWVLQTEAAFLRERRHIGYWAWELEEAPADWLPAFDFVDEVWTPSEFAADAIRRIAPKHIKVSAAPYPIYLNARPPADRGRFGLPEDRVVVFTAFDLRSTAQRKNPRAALAAFQRANRQLGGPALLICKVVGGDLYPEMLAALAAEVADDPSVRLMTDNLTSEEMAVLTASVDIVLSLHRSEGYGLLLAEAIWQGKATVATGWSSNVEFMDQCSSALVRFELVPVAGDGPIYRSGRWADADVAHAAEQLAALIADKTLREQWSAATARNKHVSFDRDAWITLMGERLPRS